CCCTGGCCCGTGAATTCCGGGTACCTACCCTTCTGAATACCCAAAAGGCCACGGAAATCCTGGCCCCCGGGCTTGAAATTACGGTGGATGCCACCAATTGCCGGGTTTATCAGGGGAAGGTCGAGAAACTCATAGAATATGCCGAAGAAGAATCGGTTAACCCCTTTGAAGATACACCTCTTTTCATTCTCTTCGATAAGATCCTGACCCGCATCGTACCTTTGAATCTGGTCGATCCAACCCAGGCTGATTTTACCCCGGCCCATTGCCGGACCTTTCATGACATCATCCGGTTTACCCATCAAACCGCCACGCAGGAGATGTTTTCTTTGAGCACTTCTCCCTTGACGGCTTCAGGGGAAGCCCTTAGACTGGATACTGAAACCCCCTTGGAAATCTTGCTGGTGGATCTGGGGGGCGGAATCGACGCCCTGCTGAAAGGGAAGAAGGTCAAACCGGATCAGATCCTTTCCTGGCCGATGCGCTCCTTCTGGCAAGGGGTACAATCTATGAAATGGCCGGGGCCCAAGCCTTTGGATATGAAGGGCTTTGCCTCCGTAGTGGTCCGGACGGCGGCCGAGCCGGGCGGAGAAAACCGGATCTATTCCGAAAAAAGCTTTGCCCTGTTATCGAAGGACTATATGAATTTCAGTATCCGTCTCGGGTACCATTTGTCGACCATCGAAGTCTTGGGCGGCCCGGGGGAAAATGAAAATTACATCAAATTTATATTCAAAGGAGGCGGGGCAACCATCGATCGCCGGGATCGGCGGGCCCGGCTGGTGGCCACCATTCTGGAAAAAATAGGCTTTCAGGTGGGCCAGAAACTGGATCTGGTTGATGCCCGTTTATTGCACCATCCGAAAGAGGTGATGGAGAAGGTCCTTTTCTCTCTCGGGAAATTGACCGTCTATACCAAACAATTAGACATGGTCATGTTTAACGATGCCATTGTCGACTGGTCCATCGAGGAATTTTTCAAGGAACATATGGCACGGTAGGGGCGACCGGGAATATATCATAAATAATCGGTTGAATTAGGGTTCGGATAATTATTTTATTGATAAGGGATTTTTTTATTATGTATTAAGTCCCCATGCGCCCTTTGGGACGCCAAGAAGGATGAAAATGGTTTACTCCATACGCTAAACTCCGAACTTGATTTTCCGGTCCTTGAAGGACCTTGAACCCTGAACCTTGAACCGTATTTCGAACTAAGAGAGGACTATATGACCGGTAAGATCCTGATTGTCGATGACGAATTGGATATCCTGGAATTACTCGAGATGATTATTGCCGAAAGGACCCCTTATCTGGTAGTAACCACCAATAACCCTCTGGAGGTCCCTCATCTACTCAAAGAAAATCCTTTTGACCTGTTGATTACGGATCTGCGTATGCCCGGTTTAAGCGGCATGGATTTAATTCGGGAGGCTAAAACGATTTATCCGGATATGCCGGTTATTGTTATAACCGCTTACGGTTCTTCTCAGTCGGCCGAAGAGTCTATCGCCGAAGGGGCCTATGACTATATCACCAAACCTTTTCGCAAAGATCACATTATCATTACCATCAACCGGGCCATGGAGTGGCATGCCATGAAAAAAGAATTGGAAACCCTGAAGGCCCGGATAAAGACAGAATAGGAATAATGTTCAGCTAAACCCTCAGGCCCCAAGGGGAGCCACGAAGGATGAAAGAGGATTCAAGGGGCCGAGGGATCGAGGATTCAAGTGAAAGGCGTGGAATTTAAACCTGAAACTTGCATCTTGCATCTTGAAACTTGAAACTTTATTTTCTCACTAATGAGAGATGACGATGAGAGCCTTGCCCCAATTGCCCAAGACACGACCTTTCAGCCGAAGGCTTGCCACCATCGGGGGAGCCGGTCTATTAACCTTATTCCTCCTGGCCGGCGCCATCTTGATGGGACTGGCCATGTCCCGCCAGATGAAAGACATAGTCAGTGAACAATTTAACCAGCAGCAATTA
This window of the Deltaproteobacteria bacterium genome carries:
- a CDS encoding response regulator; amino-acid sequence: MTGKILIVDDELDILELLEMIIAERTPYLVVTTNNPLEVPHLLKENPFDLLITDLRMPGLSGMDLIREAKTIYPDMPVIVITAYGSSQSAEESIAEGAYDYITKPFRKDHIIITINRAMEWHAMKKELETLKARIKTE